A genome region from Geminicoccus roseus DSM 18922 includes the following:
- a CDS encoding calcium-binding protein, translating to MAIIIGGMGKAANASDFIFGDDEDNYIFGDRYTAGNPDGVEEVGGFLNRQGGHDVITGGAAQDNVLGDAWVLTAHGHGGSDRIDGGRGQDNLFGDAFTMTGRAEGGGDQIFGGWGHDNLFGDAFEMSNRTLGGSDYLYGGLGRDNMFGEAYEMWGDAWGTADHLYGGQGDDRLFGDAYTMAHETRGGRDHLHGGDGQDQLYGDAYEMSGAAWGQNDRLVGGSGNDSLFGDAFEAGIGRPALDVRGGDDVLVGGPGNDVLWGDFAFVEGEVTGGRDVFVLGPNSGYDLIGDFESGKDRIDVSGYEIDGFDQLDIFDNGTTAVTVWFDDRSDVLVQTIGQDPLVLKPADFIFG from the coding sequence ATGGCAATCATCATCGGCGGCATGGGCAAGGCTGCCAATGCAAGCGACTTCATCTTCGGCGACGACGAGGACAACTATATTTTCGGCGACCGCTACACCGCCGGCAATCCGGACGGGGTGGAGGAAGTCGGCGGCTTCCTGAACCGGCAGGGCGGCCATGACGTGATCACGGGCGGAGCCGCGCAGGACAACGTGCTGGGCGATGCCTGGGTGCTCACCGCCCACGGCCACGGCGGCAGCGACCGCATCGACGGCGGGCGCGGCCAGGACAACCTGTTCGGCGACGCCTTCACGATGACCGGCCGGGCGGAAGGCGGCGGCGACCAGATCTTCGGCGGCTGGGGCCACGACAATTTGTTCGGCGACGCCTTCGAGATGTCCAACCGGACGCTCGGCGGCTCCGACTATCTCTATGGCGGCCTGGGCCGGGACAACATGTTCGGCGAGGCCTACGAGATGTGGGGCGACGCCTGGGGCACCGCCGACCATCTCTATGGCGGCCAGGGCGACGACCGGCTGTTCGGCGATGCCTACACCATGGCCCACGAGACGCGTGGCGGCCGCGACCATCTCCATGGCGGCGACGGCCAGGACCAGCTGTATGGCGACGCCTACGAGATGTCCGGCGCCGCCTGGGGCCAGAACGACCGGCTCGTCGGCGGCTCCGGCAATGACAGCCTGTTCGGCGACGCCTTCGAGGCCGGCATCGGCCGGCCGGCGCTCGACGTTCGGGGCGGCGACGACGTGCTGGTCGGCGGACCCGGCAACGACGTCCTGTGGGGCGATTTCGCCTTTGTCGAAGGCGAGGTGACCGGCGGCCGCGACGTGTTCGTGCTCGGCCCGAACAGCGGCTACGACCTGATCGGCGATTTCGAGAGCGGCAAGGACCGGATCGACGTCAGCGGCTACGAGATCGACGGGTTCGACCAGCTCGACATCTTCGACAACGGCACGACCGCGGTGACGGTCTGGTTCGACGATCGCAGCGACGTCCTCGTGCAGACTATCGGGCAGGACCCGCTCGTGCTCAAGCCGGCCGACTTCATTTTCGGTTGA
- a CDS encoding trans-sulfuration enzyme family protein: protein MASKLRRATAMIHRPRVRSEFGETSDALFLTASFSYASGEEAEPGFAEPGGRYCYTRVGNPTVHALEDRWALLQGTEAAISTASGMAAVQAVLMASLKAGDRLVASQPLFGSCFWLCTDLLPRYGVQVDLVHAGDLDGFARALARPANLVLLETPANPTLDLVDIRAVADLAHAAGAKLVVDDALASPICQRAAEHGADIVVTSATKHADGQGRVLGGLIACDRATRDELLHPFIKHTGPVLSPFNAWVLLKSLETLELRVLRMAESAARIATFLNGRLAPGSVRYPGLPDDPHHDVALRQMLNGGTLLAFRTGGGKEGAFAMLRRLQVIEITNNLGDTRTIVTHPGTTTHGRLSREERVRIGIHDDLVRLSVGLEDADDLIEDLDQALG from the coding sequence TTGGCCAGCAAGTTGCGCCGCGCCACGGCGATGATCCATCGCCCGAGGGTTCGCAGCGAGTTCGGCGAAACCTCCGACGCGCTGTTTTTGACCGCCAGCTTCTCCTATGCGAGCGGCGAGGAGGCGGAGCCGGGCTTTGCCGAGCCCGGCGGGCGCTACTGCTACACGCGGGTGGGCAATCCCACCGTTCATGCGCTGGAGGACCGCTGGGCCCTGCTGCAAGGCACCGAGGCCGCGATCAGCACGGCGAGCGGGATGGCCGCGGTGCAGGCGGTGCTGATGGCGTCGCTGAAGGCGGGCGACCGGCTGGTTGCCTCCCAGCCGCTGTTCGGCTCGTGCTTCTGGCTGTGCACCGACCTGCTGCCCCGCTACGGCGTGCAGGTCGATCTGGTGCATGCCGGCGACCTGGACGGCTTCGCCCGCGCCCTGGCCCGTCCGGCGAACCTGGTCCTGCTGGAGACCCCGGCCAACCCGACCCTGGACCTGGTCGACATCCGCGCGGTTGCGGACCTGGCCCATGCGGCGGGCGCGAAGCTCGTGGTGGACGACGCGCTGGCCTCGCCGATTTGCCAGCGCGCCGCCGAGCACGGCGCCGACATCGTGGTGACGTCCGCCACCAAGCATGCCGATGGCCAGGGCCGGGTGCTGGGCGGGCTGATCGCCTGCGACCGGGCCACCCGGGACGAGCTGCTCCACCCGTTCATCAAGCATACCGGCCCGGTGCTTTCCCCGTTCAACGCCTGGGTGCTGCTGAAGAGCCTGGAGACGCTGGAACTGCGGGTGCTGCGGATGGCGGAGAGCGCCGCCCGGATCGCCACCTTCCTGAACGGGCGGCTGGCTCCTGGCTCGGTGCGCTATCCGGGATTGCCGGACGACCCGCACCATGACGTGGCGCTGCGGCAGATGCTGAACGGCGGCACGCTGCTGGCCTTTCGGACCGGCGGCGGCAAGGAGGGGGCCTTCGCGATGCTGCGCCGGCTCCAGGTGATCGAGATCACCAACAATCTGGGCGACACCCGCACCATCGTGACCCACCCGGGCACCACGACCCATGGCCGGCTGTCGCGCGAGGAGCGGGTCCGCATCGGCATCCATGACGACCTGGTCCGGCTGTCGGTCGGGCTGGAGGACGCCGACGACCTGATCGAGGACCTGGACCAGGCCCTGGGCTGA
- a CDS encoding quinone-dependent dihydroorotate dehydrogenase, producing MLHHLLRLLPSEAAHRAAVRGTALLPAGRPVPEPLLRTELAGLDLPVPIGLAAGFDKNAEAFDGFGRMGFGFVEIGSVTPRPQPGNPKPRLFRLDEDQAVINRMGFNNDGLDAVAARLERRSPKGPVLGANVGANKDSADPIADYRTCVRRLHDLVDYLVLNVSSPNTPGLRLLQKQDALARLVAEVRAARDQVAAAGRARPFFVKVAPDLEPDDEDAIARVLLAEGADGLIVSNTTVARPPGLRSSHKDETGGLSGAPLFQPSTDLLRRFRARLPAMPIIGVGGIDSVERAFQKFRAGADAIQVYSGMVSQGAGLARQLRFGLRARLEAEGIAHLRDVSGPRAPLAVLHAPLTKGTRQAHPDRPIPERPAES from the coding sequence ATGCTGCACCACCTGCTCCGCCTGCTGCCGTCCGAGGCCGCGCACCGCGCGGCCGTGCGCGGCACTGCCCTGCTCCCGGCCGGCAGACCGGTACCAGAGCCTTTGCTGCGCACCGAACTGGCCGGACTCGACCTGCCGGTTCCGATCGGCCTGGCGGCCGGGTTCGACAAGAACGCGGAAGCGTTCGACGGGTTCGGGCGGATGGGGTTCGGCTTCGTCGAGATCGGCTCGGTGACGCCCAGGCCCCAGCCGGGCAACCCGAAGCCCCGCCTGTTCCGCCTGGACGAGGACCAGGCGGTGATCAACCGGATGGGCTTCAACAATGACGGCCTGGACGCCGTCGCCGCCCGGCTGGAGCGGCGCTCTCCCAAGGGGCCGGTGCTGGGCGCCAATGTCGGCGCCAACAAGGATTCCGCCGATCCGATCGCCGACTACCGGACCTGCGTGCGCCGGCTGCACGACTTGGTCGACTATCTGGTCCTGAACGTCAGTTCGCCGAACACGCCGGGCCTGCGGCTGCTGCAGAAGCAGGACGCGCTGGCGCGGCTGGTGGCCGAGGTGCGGGCCGCCCGCGACCAGGTGGCGGCCGCCGGCCGGGCGCGGCCCTTCTTCGTCAAGGTGGCGCCGGACCTGGAGCCGGACGACGAGGATGCGATCGCCCGGGTGCTGCTGGCCGAGGGCGCCGACGGGCTGATCGTGTCGAACACGACGGTGGCCAGGCCGCCCGGCCTGCGCTCCAGCCACAAGGACGAGACCGGCGGGCTGTCCGGAGCGCCCTTGTTCCAGCCGTCCACCGACCTGCTGCGCCGGTTCCGCGCCCGCCTGCCGGCCATGCCGATCATCGGGGTCGGCGGGATCGATTCGGTGGAGCGCGCCTTCCAGAAATTCCGTGCCGGCGCCGACGCCATCCAGGTCTACAGCGGCATGGTCAGCCAGGGCGCTGGCCTCGCCCGCCAGCTTCGCTTCGGCCTGCGGGCAAGGCTGGAGGCGGAGGGAATCGCCCATCTGCGCGACGTGTCCGGCCCCCGGGCGCCATTGGCGGTGCTGCACGCGCCATTGACGAAGGGGACCCGGCAAGCGCATCCAGATCGCCCGATTCCCGAGCGCCCAGCGGAGTCCTGA
- the cysQ gene encoding 3'(2'),5'-bisphosphate nucleotidase CysQ, with translation MFPPILILPQVVAIADRAGEAILQHYAQGAAVSTKGDGSPVTAADQDAEALILAALKELTPSIPVVAEEAAAAGDIPEVGAGQFWLVDPLDGTREFIARNGEFTVNIALIDNHRPILGVVLAPAIRTTWWGALGHGATVRDADGTRPIQARPVPDAPVAVASRSHRDARTDAWLAENKVANIVSAGSSLKFCRVAEAKADLYPRFGRTMEWDTAAGQGVLEAAGGQVLRLDGKPLCYAKPGFENPEFIARGS, from the coding sequence TTGTTCCCGCCCATCCTCATCCTGCCCCAGGTCGTGGCGATCGCCGATCGCGCCGGGGAAGCCATCCTCCAGCACTACGCCCAAGGCGCCGCCGTCAGCACCAAGGGGGACGGCTCCCCGGTCACCGCGGCCGACCAGGACGCCGAGGCGCTGATCCTGGCGGCGCTGAAGGAGCTGACCCCCTCGATCCCGGTGGTGGCCGAGGAAGCCGCCGCCGCTGGCGACATTCCCGAGGTGGGCGCCGGCCAGTTCTGGCTGGTCGACCCCCTGGACGGGACCCGCGAATTCATCGCCCGCAACGGCGAGTTCACCGTCAACATCGCCCTGATCGACAACCACCGGCCGATCCTGGGCGTGGTGCTGGCGCCGGCGATCCGCACCACCTGGTGGGGGGCGCTCGGCCACGGCGCCACGGTGCGCGACGCCGATGGGACCCGGCCCATCCAGGCGCGGCCGGTGCCGGACGCCCCGGTGGCGGTCGCCAGCCGCTCGCATCGCGACGCGCGCACCGATGCCTGGCTGGCGGAGAATAAGGTCGCCAACATCGTCTCGGCGGGCAGTTCCCTGAAGTTCTGCCGGGTGGCCGAGGCGAAGGCCGACCTCTACCCGCGCTTCGGGCGGACCATGGAATGGGACACGGCGGCCGGCCAGGGCGTGCTGGAGGCGGCGGGCGGCCAGGTCCTGCGCCTGGACGGCAAGCCCTTGTGCTATGCCAAGCCCGGCTTCGAGAATCCCGAGTTCATCGCACGGGGTTCTTGA
- a CDS encoding acetoacetate--CoA ligase, whose protein sequence is MNAILFEPSAERIAASNWTAFRDGWASRDPAVPEDARGLWRRSVEDAPAFWQELRRFAGVIDEGDPEPALQGQAMPGARWFPDLRLSYAENLLRRCDDGVALIARDERGRRSEVSFAELNQQTAGLAAFLERIGVGEGDRVAAMLPNIPEAIVGLLATNALGGIWSSCSPDFGLQGVLDRFGQIEPTVLIAVDGYSYGGKPIDVRAKVADIARAIPSLRAVVVVPYLEEAPDLAPIPDSVIYAEAIAGAAQRPTFRRLPFDHPLMILYSSGTTGKPKAIVHGQGGTLFQHLKEHRLHGDLKDGDRLFYFTTTSWMMWNWLVSGLACSATLVLWEGSPFHPDPAILWRVAEEERLTQFGTSAKYMDACKKAGVRPDQFDLAPLRSLFSTGSPLLPESFAWIYEAVKQDLQVASISGGTDIVSCFVLGYPTLPVRMGEIQGPGLGLAVDVWNDDGQPVRGEKGELVCTRPFPCMPVSFWNDPDGSRYRAAYFERFPGIWHHGDYAEITESGGLVIHGRSDAVLNPGGVRIGTAEIYRQVEQVEEVLEAICVGQDWQGDVRVVLFVKLRPGVALDDALRDRIRKQVRANATPRHVPAKIVQVADIPRTMSGKITEIAVRDIIHGRQVKNTEALANPQALDHYRDLEELRS, encoded by the coding sequence ATGAACGCGATCCTATTTGAGCCCTCGGCAGAGCGGATCGCGGCGAGCAACTGGACCGCGTTTCGTGACGGCTGGGCCTCCCGTGATCCAGCGGTGCCGGAGGATGCGCGCGGCCTGTGGCGGCGGTCGGTCGAAGATGCCCCGGCCTTCTGGCAGGAACTGCGCCGGTTCGCCGGCGTGATCGACGAGGGCGACCCGGAGCCGGCGCTGCAAGGCCAGGCGATGCCGGGCGCCCGCTGGTTTCCCGATCTGCGCCTTTCCTATGCGGAGAATCTCCTGCGCCGCTGCGACGACGGCGTCGCGCTGATCGCCCGGGACGAACGCGGCCGGCGCAGCGAGGTCAGCTTTGCCGAACTGAACCAGCAGACGGCGGGCTTAGCCGCGTTCCTGGAGCGGATCGGGGTTGGCGAGGGCGATCGCGTGGCCGCCATGCTGCCAAACATTCCCGAAGCCATTGTCGGCCTGCTCGCCACCAACGCCCTGGGCGGGATCTGGTCGTCCTGCTCGCCGGACTTCGGCCTGCAGGGCGTGCTCGACCGGTTCGGCCAGATCGAGCCCACCGTGCTGATCGCGGTTGACGGCTACAGCTATGGCGGCAAGCCGATCGACGTGCGCGCCAAGGTCGCCGACATCGCCAGGGCGATCCCGTCCCTGCGCGCGGTCGTGGTGGTCCCCTACCTGGAGGAGGCCCCGGACCTGGCGCCGATCCCGGACTCGGTGATCTATGCCGAGGCGATCGCGGGGGCGGCGCAGCGGCCGACGTTCCGCCGCCTGCCGTTCGATCACCCGCTGATGATCCTCTACAGCTCCGGCACCACCGGCAAGCCCAAGGCGATCGTCCACGGCCAGGGCGGCACCCTGTTCCAGCATCTCAAGGAACACCGGCTGCATGGCGACCTGAAGGACGGCGACCGGCTGTTCTACTTCACCACGACCTCCTGGATGATGTGGAACTGGCTGGTCAGCGGCCTAGCCTGCAGCGCCACGCTCGTGCTCTGGGAAGGATCGCCGTTCCATCCCGACCCGGCGATCCTCTGGCGTGTCGCCGAGGAGGAGCGTCTCACCCAGTTCGGCACCTCGGCCAAGTACATGGACGCCTGCAAGAAGGCCGGCGTGCGGCCAGACCAGTTCGACCTGGCGCCCCTGCGCAGCCTGTTCTCCACCGGCTCGCCGCTCCTGCCCGAGAGCTTTGCCTGGATCTACGAGGCGGTGAAGCAGGACCTGCAGGTCGCCTCCATCTCCGGCGGCACCGACATCGTCTCCTGCTTCGTGCTGGGCTACCCGACGCTGCCGGTGCGGATGGGCGAGATCCAGGGGCCGGGACTGGGCCTCGCGGTGGACGTGTGGAACGACGACGGCCAGCCGGTGCGCGGCGAGAAGGGCGAGCTGGTCTGCACCCGGCCGTTTCCCTGCATGCCGGTCTCGTTCTGGAACGACCCGGACGGCAGCCGCTACCGCGCCGCCTATTTCGAACGTTTCCCCGGCATCTGGCATCATGGCGACTATGCCGAGATCACCGAGAGCGGCGGCCTGGTGATCCATGGCCGCTCCGACGCGGTCCTGAACCCGGGCGGGGTCAGGATCGGCACCGCCGAGATCTATCGCCAGGTCGAGCAGGTCGAGGAGGTGCTGGAGGCGATCTGCGTCGGCCAGGACTGGCAGGGCGACGTGCGCGTCGTGCTGTTCGTGAAGCTGCGGCCGGGGGTGGCGCTGGACGACGCGCTGCGCGACCGGATCCGCAAGCAGGTCCGGGCCAACGCCACGCCGCGCCACGTGCCGGCGAAGATCGTCCAGGTCGCCGACATCCCGCGCACCATGAGCGGCAAGATCACCGAGATCGCGGTGCGCGACATCATCCATGGAAGGCAGGTCAAGAACACCGAGGCGCTGGCCAACCCGCAGGCCCTCGACCATTACCGCGACCTGGAAGAACTGCGCTCTTGA
- a CDS encoding ATP-binding protein has product MSEAPPFLAARGTWMEAVVWSLPGWIPLGLLWFVGLVDSQDALIGGAVAVAIGAVVAWWRVRQLAPLIAWVERLRVGTTQPGSVPDSFFYGRLPRALLAMERETQGLRRRVAASDELQRALVDAIPDPVLVVDSRGYVRLANPTAEQHFDQKLAGHPLGRFLRDPGILAAIDSAIRADVSSTVSFSPLLDRTRHYTCRIQPMLTVDGEPAAILSLRETSEQVAIERMRSDFIANASHELRTPLTALNGFVETLKGPARDDPSAQAMFLDIMEAESSRMTRLIDDLLSLSKLEADVHRPVSEDVDLAELVQVAVSGLEPQLRKNRTTVETEVEDRPMRVRGDPDQLQQLVANLIDNASKYGRPGTPVRIELACLDPAGDKAGPLAGRPAIRLSVIDQGEGIAAEHLPRLTERFYRVDRSRSRRAGGTGLGLAICKHIIKRHGGHLNVESKLGEGSRFSVFIPVR; this is encoded by the coding sequence TTGAGCGAGGCACCGCCCTTCCTCGCGGCGCGCGGGACCTGGATGGAGGCGGTGGTCTGGAGCCTGCCCGGCTGGATCCCGCTGGGCCTGCTCTGGTTCGTGGGCCTGGTCGACAGCCAGGACGCGCTGATCGGTGGGGCCGTCGCGGTTGCCATCGGCGCGGTGGTCGCCTGGTGGCGGGTCCGCCAGCTGGCGCCGCTGATCGCCTGGGTCGAGCGGCTGCGGGTCGGCACCACCCAGCCAGGCTCGGTGCCGGACAGTTTCTTCTACGGCCGCCTGCCCCGTGCCTTGCTGGCGATGGAGCGGGAGACCCAGGGCCTGCGCCGCCGGGTCGCGGCCTCCGACGAGCTTCAGCGCGCCTTGGTCGATGCCATCCCCGACCCGGTGCTGGTGGTGGACAGCCGCGGCTATGTCCGCCTGGCCAACCCCACCGCCGAGCAGCATTTCGACCAGAAGCTCGCCGGTCATCCGCTCGGACGGTTCCTGCGCGACCCGGGCATCCTGGCGGCGATCGATTCCGCCATCCGCGCCGACGTCTCGTCCACGGTCAGCTTCAGTCCGCTGCTCGACCGGACCCGGCACTATACCTGCCGGATTCAGCCGATGCTCACGGTCGACGGCGAGCCGGCCGCGATCCTGTCGCTGCGCGAGACATCCGAGCAGGTCGCGATCGAGCGGATGCGCTCCGACTTCATCGCCAACGCCAGCCACGAGCTGCGCACGCCGCTCACCGCGCTGAACGGCTTCGTGGAGACCCTCAAGGGCCCGGCCCGGGACGACCCTTCGGCGCAGGCGATGTTCCTCGACATCATGGAAGCCGAATCCTCGCGGATGACCCGGCTGATCGACGATCTTCTGTCGCTGTCCAAGCTGGAGGCGGACGTGCACCGGCCGGTCTCCGAGGACGTCGATCTTGCCGAACTGGTGCAGGTGGCGGTCAGCGGGCTGGAGCCGCAGCTGCGCAAGAACCGGACCACGGTGGAGACGGAGGTCGAGGACCGGCCGATGCGCGTGCGCGGCGATCCCGACCAGCTCCAGCAGCTGGTGGCGAACCTGATCGACAATGCTTCGAAGTACGGCCGCCCCGGCACGCCGGTGCGGATCGAGCTCGCCTGCCTCGACCCGGCCGGCGACAAGGCCGGCCCGCTGGCCGGACGGCCGGCGATCCGCCTGTCGGTGATCGACCAGGGCGAGGGCATCGCCGCCGAGCACCTGCCGCGCCTGACCGAGCGCTTCTACCGGGTCGACCGCAGCCGCTCGCGGCGGGCGGGCGGAACCGGGCTGGGACTTGCGATCTGCAAGCACATCATCAAGCGGCATGGCGGCCACCTGAACGTGGAAAGCAAGCTGGGCGAGGGGTCCCGGTTCAGCGTGTTCATCCCGGTGCGCTGA
- a CDS encoding substrate-binding domain-containing protein — MKHLAYAAAALALGAFATDAHARDQIRIVGSSTVFPFSTAVAEQFGAKSGMPVPVVESTGTGGGMKLFCSGVGESNPDITNASRRMKASELESCAKAGVEQVTEVQIGFDGIVLASDKSAPDVNLTIPQIFLALAKEVPVDGQLVANPYRNWSEIDASLPDVKIEVLGPPPTSGTRDAFVELVMDHGCETFPEIEALEGDDKKAACQTIREDGGYIEAGENDNLIVQKLQANPNAVGIFGYSFLDQNMDSLNGHPIDGNEPTFENIADGTYPVSRSIYFYVKNAHVGMIPGIKEFIEEFTSEAAFGEDGYLVDKGLIPLPEEKREEVREQALALTPVSLGS, encoded by the coding sequence ATGAAGCATCTGGCTTATGCCGCGGCCGCCCTGGCCCTCGGCGCCTTCGCGACCGACGCCCACGCCCGGGACCAGATCCGCATCGTCGGCAGCTCGACCGTGTTTCCGTTCTCCACCGCCGTGGCCGAGCAGTTCGGCGCCAAGTCCGGCATGCCCGTCCCCGTGGTCGAGAGCACCGGCACCGGCGGCGGCATGAAGCTGTTCTGCAGCGGCGTCGGCGAGAGCAATCCCGACATCACCAACGCGTCGCGCCGCATGAAGGCCTCGGAGCTGGAAAGCTGCGCCAAGGCGGGCGTCGAGCAGGTCACCGAGGTCCAGATCGGCTTCGACGGCATCGTGCTGGCCTCCGACAAGTCCGCGCCGGACGTCAACCTGACCATCCCGCAGATCTTCCTGGCCCTTGCCAAGGAAGTCCCGGTGGACGGCCAGCTGGTCGCCAACCCCTATCGCAACTGGAGCGAGATCGACGCGTCGCTGCCCGACGTGAAGATCGAGGTGCTCGGCCCGCCCCCGACCTCGGGCACCCGCGACGCCTTCGTCGAGCTGGTCATGGATCATGGCTGCGAGACCTTCCCCGAAATCGAGGCGCTGGAAGGCGACGACAAGAAGGCGGCCTGCCAGACGATCCGCGAGGATGGCGGCTATATCGAGGCCGGCGAGAACGACAACCTGATCGTGCAGAAGCTGCAGGCCAACCCGAATGCCGTCGGCATCTTCGGCTACAGCTTCCTCGACCAGAACATGGACAGCCTGAACGGCCATCCGATCGACGGCAACGAGCCGACCTTCGAGAACATCGCCGACGGCACCTATCCGGTCTCCCGCTCGATCTACTTCTACGTGAAGAACGCCCATGTCGGGATGATTCCGGGCATCAAGGAGTTCATCGAGGAGTTCACCAGCGAGGCCGCGTTCGGCGAGGACGGCTACCTGGTCGACAAGGGCCTGATCCCGCTGCCGGAAGAGAAGCGCGAGGAGGTCCGCGAGCAGGCCCTGGCCCTGACGCCGGTCAGCCTGGGCTCCTGA
- the pstC gene encoding phosphate ABC transporter permease subunit PstC, with the protein MYILAIILVMAAGAYTFSRQRAWAMAGGRSNALHSRPGYYGWYAALLSGGPALLVVLLWFLFSGPLVSWIVTSSLSDGIRNEAPEVLQFFMQDVRRVAAGLSPTREPTAELLDAGSTYATVMLIGNWVFGLIGVALAGWLGWTAYRSVDPAFRARNHVESWMDYLLLAAAAISVLITAGIVFSVLFETLRFFTMVSPIEFFFGLNWSPQTAIRADQTGSSGSFGAVPLITGTLLITFIAICVAGPIGIMAAIWLSQYAPKKVRDVAKPLMEILAGVPTVVYGFFAALTVAPFFRGLGEAVGLDVASESALAAGVVMGIMIIPFVSSLSDDAINAVPTAMRDGSFGLGATKAETIQRVIIPAALPGIIAGFLLAVSRAIGETMIVVMAAGLAANLTANPFAAVTTVTVQIVTLLVGDQEFDSAKTLAAFALGLFLFGITLILNIVALYILQRFRERYD; encoded by the coding sequence ATGTATATTTTAGCGATCATTCTGGTCATGGCGGCGGGAGCGTACACGTTCTCGCGGCAACGGGCCTGGGCGATGGCGGGGGGGCGATCCAACGCCCTGCACAGTCGTCCCGGATATTATGGCTGGTACGCGGCGCTCCTCTCCGGAGGTCCGGCCCTGCTGGTCGTGCTGTTGTGGTTCCTGTTTTCCGGCCCGCTCGTCAGCTGGATTGTCACGTCCAGCCTGTCGGACGGGATCCGCAACGAGGCGCCGGAAGTCCTGCAGTTCTTCATGCAGGACGTGCGCCGGGTTGCGGCGGGCCTGTCGCCCACCCGTGAGCCCACCGCGGAACTGCTGGACGCCGGCAGCACCTATGCGACGGTGATGCTCATCGGGAACTGGGTGTTCGGCCTCATCGGCGTGGCGCTGGCGGGATGGCTCGGCTGGACCGCTTATCGCAGTGTCGATCCGGCCTTCCGCGCACGCAACCACGTCGAAAGCTGGATGGACTATCTCCTTCTGGCCGCCGCGGCGATCTCGGTCCTGATCACCGCCGGAATCGTCTTCTCGGTCCTGTTCGAGACCCTGCGCTTCTTCACCATGGTCTCGCCGATCGAGTTCTTCTTCGGGCTGAACTGGAGCCCGCAGACCGCGATCCGCGCCGACCAGACCGGCTCGAGCGGCAGTTTCGGTGCCGTGCCGCTGATCACCGGCACCCTGCTGATCACCTTCATCGCGATCTGTGTCGCCGGCCCGATCGGGATCATGGCTGCGATCTGGCTGTCGCAGTATGCGCCCAAGAAGGTGCGCGACGTCGCCAAGCCGCTGATGGAGATCCTGGCCGGCGTCCCGACCGTGGTCTACGGCTTCTTTGCCGCGCTGACGGTAGCTCCCTTCTTCCGCGGGCTGGGCGAGGCGGTCGGCCTGGACGTCGCCTCGGAAAGCGCGCTGGCCGCGGGCGTGGTCATGGGCATCATGATCATCCCGTTCGTGTCCTCCCTGTCCGACGATGCGATCAACGCGGTGCCCACCGCGATGCGCGACGGTTCGTTCGGGCTGGGCGCCACCAAGGCCGAGACCATCCAGCGGGTGATCATCCCGGCGGCGCTGCCCGGCATCATCGCCGGCTTCCTGCTCGCGGTCAGCCGCGCCATCGGCGAGACCATGATCGTGGTGATGGCCGCCGGGCTTGCCGCCAACCTGACCGCCAATCCGTTCGCCGCGGTGACCACCGTCACCGTCCAGATCGTGACCCTGCTGGTGGGCGACCAGGAGTTCGACAGCGCCAAGACGCTGGCCGCCTTCGCGCTCGGCCTGTTCCTGTTCGGCATCACCCTGATCCTGAACATCGTCGCCCTGTACATCCTCCAGCGCTTCCGGGAACGCTATGACTGA